One segment of Thermus tengchongensis DNA contains the following:
- a CDS encoding DNA double-strand break repair nuclease NurA, whose amino-acid sequence MAWRLYALDLPWQEAEEALLRGSEPEAFHLLEESWEARTAPPQPWPEPLYFLDGRERAEALISDGERLALLGCVAAGTVVWEGGRMRLLPPVVRRVGVGLEKPLAVGELAYEPVSAVGEGLEGLQEGLRQARAGLEQELAKELVGGLLVVDGPVRAVREGPVLGYIKTHWARYLPKEEEALLRALAPGERTPAFRVRRQGMELASWYLRLPLPPEGVRPPESGLLRVETPLQGDFGALADLSLSLFPALASHPVKDPRAPQNLLPVGGLERELARRMGSREVVARMLARHLGR is encoded by the coding sequence ATGGCCTGGCGGCTTTACGCCCTGGACCTCCCCTGGCAGGAGGCCGAAGAGGCCCTTCTCCGGGGGAGCGAGCCCGAGGCCTTCCACCTCCTGGAGGAGTCCTGGGAGGCCAGGACCGCTCCTCCCCAACCCTGGCCCGAGCCTCTCTACTTCCTAGACGGGCGGGAGCGGGCCGAGGCCCTGATCTCCGACGGGGAGCGGCTTGCCCTCCTGGGGTGCGTGGCCGCAGGGACGGTGGTGTGGGAGGGGGGAAGGATGCGGCTTCTTCCCCCTGTGGTGCGCCGGGTGGGGGTTGGCTTGGAGAAGCCCTTGGCCGTGGGGGAGCTGGCCTACGAACCCGTGTCCGCGGTGGGGGAGGGCCTCGAGGGTCTGCAGGAGGGCTTGCGCCAAGCCCGGGCTGGCCTGGAGCAGGAACTGGCCAAGGAGCTAGTGGGGGGGCTCTTGGTGGTGGACGGGCCGGTGCGCGCGGTGCGGGAAGGCCCGGTGCTGGGCTACATCAAGACCCACTGGGCCCGGTACCTGCCCAAGGAGGAGGAGGCCCTCCTCCGCGCCCTGGCCCCAGGGGAGCGCACCCCGGCCTTTCGGGTGCGCAGGCAGGGGATGGAGCTCGCCAGCTGGTACCTGCGCCTGCCCCTGCCCCCGGAGGGGGTGCGCCCGCCGGAAAGCGGGCTTTTGCGGGTGGAAACCCCGCTACAGGGGGATTTCGGCGCCCTGGCGGACCTATCCTTAAGCCTCTTCCCCGCCTTGGCCTCTCACCCGGTGAAAGACCCCCGGGCTCCGCAGAACCTCCTGCCCGTGGGGGGGCTGGAGCGGGAGCTGGCCCGAAGGATGGGAAGCCGCGAGGTGGTGGCCCGCATGCTGGCCAGGCATCTTGGGAGGTGA